A portion of the Mesobacillus sp. AQ2 genome contains these proteins:
- a CDS encoding BsuPI-related putative proteinase inhibitor → MKKSSLLIILLLMAAAPALAIGQEKQTPEKSEFSFYIDPIAGAEHAVFELTLQNHGDGDLVFEFPTSQKYEIIVRDGQRNKIYQFSEDKAFAQAFEKLALKPHETMKWRESWDYKKAGTRVKEGEYTVNAQLKAVSVNGKPVPDKQQLTDQKQMYIPGENPVFKGIQAEGERGSYKISGEARPIGGKFFYTVEDGHNQLIAETEVVPQSKYPKWHPFSLDVTIPENKLPQNGSLILNLYERSKEGEIIHTYPVLLERFNQNK, encoded by the coding sequence ATGAAGAAAAGCAGTTTGTTGATCATTTTGCTTTTGATGGCCGCTGCACCGGCACTGGCGATCGGGCAGGAAAAGCAGACACCAGAAAAATCGGAGTTCAGTTTTTACATTGACCCAATCGCCGGGGCCGAACATGCTGTATTTGAACTGACTCTGCAAAACCATGGAGATGGAGATTTGGTATTTGAATTTCCTACCTCCCAGAAATATGAAATCATCGTAAGGGATGGCCAAAGGAATAAAATCTATCAATTTTCTGAGGACAAGGCATTTGCCCAGGCGTTTGAAAAACTGGCGCTAAAACCGCACGAGACAATGAAATGGCGGGAAAGCTGGGATTATAAAAAGGCGGGAACAAGGGTCAAAGAAGGAGAATATACAGTTAATGCACAGTTGAAAGCAGTAAGCGTCAACGGAAAACCTGTCCCAGACAAACAGCAGTTGACCGATCAAAAGCAAATGTACATTCCAGGCGAAAATCCTGTCTTTAAAGGTATACAGGCTGAAGGAGAAAGGGGCTCGTATAAAATATCAGGGGAAGCGAGGCCAATCGGCGGGAAATTCTTCTATACTGTCGAGGATGGTCACAACCAGTTAATTGCTGAAACAGAAGTTGTCCCACAATCAAAATACCCTAAATGGCACCCTTTTTCGCTTGATGTAACAATTCCTGAAAATAAGCTGCCCCAAAACGGATCGCTCATCCTCAATCTTTACGAACGCAGTAAGGAAGGTGAAATTATCCACACTTATCCAGTCCTGCTCGAAAGATTCAACCAAAATAAATAA
- a CDS encoding DUF3813 domain-containing protein → MGNRLFQEARKAVQLAQTAEPAEQSAAISKAKNALSSAYANTTMAEKEQLRSFQDELNSIENQ, encoded by the coding sequence ATGGGAAACAGGCTTTTTCAGGAAGCTAGGAAGGCTGTCCAATTAGCTCAGACTGCGGAGCCTGCGGAACAATCTGCAGCCATCAGCAAGGCGAAAAATGCTCTTTCTTCCGCATATGCCAATACAACGATGGCGGAAAAAGAGCAGCTAAGGTCATTCCAGGACGAGCTGAATTCAATTGAAAACCAGTAA
- a CDS encoding Cof-type HAD-IIB family hydrolase, translated as MAEKHLIALDLDGTLLTDDKKISERNKRVIKKAREEGHVVMIATGRPFRSSEMYYHELQLDTPIVNFNGAFIHHPLDNSWGVHHSPLSIDVAKDIVEALDDFKFYNIIAEVIDDVYVHYHDEKLMDIFNLGNPNITTGDLRRFLKASPTSMLIHSDEEDVRKIRAHLSEVHAEVIDHRSWAAPFHVVEIVKNGLNKAVGLKKASDYFQIPAERIIAFGDEDNDLEMLEYAGRGIAMGNAVADVKNIANDMTLTNEEDGIGVYLNDLLNLKAL; from the coding sequence ATGGCTGAAAAACATTTAATCGCTTTAGACCTGGACGGTACATTACTTACAGATGATAAAAAGATTTCTGAACGGAACAAACGAGTCATCAAAAAAGCACGTGAAGAAGGACATGTAGTTATGATCGCTACAGGTAGACCATTCCGTTCGAGTGAAATGTATTACCATGAACTGCAGCTGGACACACCAATCGTCAATTTCAATGGAGCTTTCATTCACCATCCGCTTGACAACAGCTGGGGTGTACATCATTCCCCTTTATCGATTGATGTTGCCAAGGACATTGTCGAAGCACTCGATGACTTTAAATTTTATAACATCATCGCCGAAGTAATCGATGATGTATATGTCCATTATCATGATGAAAAATTGATGGATATCTTCAATTTAGGCAACCCAAATATAACAACCGGTGATTTAAGACGGTTCCTAAAGGCATCTCCGACAAGTATGCTGATCCATTCTGACGAGGAGGATGTCCGCAAGATCCGTGCTCACCTTTCTGAGGTCCATGCAGAAGTGATTGATCACAGAAGCTGGGCAGCACCATTCCATGTCGTGGAAATTGTCAAAAATGGCTTGAATAAAGCTGTCGGGTTAAAAAAGGCCTCTGATTATTTCCAAATTCCTGCTGAGCGGATCATTGCATTCGGCGATGAAGACAATGATTTAGAGATGCTGGAATATGCAGGACGGGGAATCGCGATGGGCAATGCCGTGGCCGATGTAAAAAATATCGCCAACGATATGACCCTGACAAATGAGGAAGACGGAATTGGTGTGTATTTGAACGATCTGCTTAATCTGAAAGCACTATAA
- the yjfP gene encoding esterase: MILVEKKRIQDIPVLHIAKQSQFSDRMPLIVFLHGFTSTKERNMHYAYLYAEKGFRVIMPEAKYHGTRSEGLSETELGFRFWEIVITSIEELPSIRTELVDEGLVDPSRIGVAGTSMGGITTLGAMAKYDWIKAGVSLMGNPSFEQFALWQLNEMEKRNVNINLSKEEISELLNQLKQYDLSQQPEKLNKRPLLFWHGRMDPVVPYESAYHFYEQTRKNYVGTKGMLEFITDEHAGHNVSNAGVEASAEWFAKHI, encoded by the coding sequence GTGATTTTAGTCGAAAAGAAACGCATTCAAGATATTCCCGTTCTTCATATCGCAAAACAAAGTCAATTTTCAGATAGAATGCCATTGATTGTTTTTCTGCATGGTTTTACAAGCACAAAGGAACGAAACATGCATTATGCCTATCTCTATGCCGAAAAAGGTTTCAGGGTGATCATGCCAGAAGCAAAATACCATGGAACCCGCAGTGAGGGATTGTCAGAGACAGAACTTGGCTTCCGTTTCTGGGAAATCGTCATAACTTCTATCGAAGAGCTTCCATCAATCAGAACAGAATTGGTCGATGAAGGACTAGTTGATCCTTCGAGGATTGGCGTAGCCGGAACATCGATGGGCGGCATCACCACGCTAGGCGCGATGGCTAAGTATGACTGGATCAAGGCCGGCGTGAGTTTAATGGGCAATCCGTCATTTGAGCAGTTTGCTCTGTGGCAGCTGAATGAAATGGAAAAACGGAATGTAAATATCAATTTATCGAAAGAAGAAATTTCAGAACTGCTCAATCAGCTGAAGCAGTATGACCTCAGCCAGCAGCCGGAAAAACTGAACAAACGTCCTCTGTTGTTCTGGCATGGCAGGATGGATCCAGTAGTACCATATGAATCGGCCTATCATTTTTATGAGCAAACTAGGAAAAACTATGTGGGAACAAAAGGAATGTTGGAGTTCATTACGGATGAACATGCTGGGCACAATGTGTCAAACGCTGGTGTAGAGGCTTCAGCAGAGTGGTTTGCAAAGCATATCTAA
- a CDS encoding metal-sulfur cluster assembly factor: MDEELKESIMGALEMVVDPELGVDIVNLGLVYDVDLNEEGLATVTMTLTSMGCPLAGTIVEQVKLALADLPEIKDTEVNIVFNPPWSKDMMSRYAKIALGVRD, encoded by the coding sequence ATGGATGAAGAATTAAAAGAGAGCATTATGGGTGCGCTTGAGATGGTCGTTGACCCTGAACTTGGCGTAGATATCGTGAATTTAGGGCTTGTATATGATGTTGATTTGAATGAAGAAGGGCTTGCAACTGTAACGATGACCCTGACGTCAATGGGCTGCCCGCTAGCCGGCACAATCGTCGAGCAGGTTAAATTAGCACTTGCCGACCTTCCAGAAATCAAGGATACAGAAGTGAACATTGTTTTCAATCCGCCATGGTCAAAAGACATGATGTCACGTTACGCGAAAATTGCCCTTGGGGTAAGGGATTAA
- a CDS encoding TIGR04053 family radical SAM/SPASM domain-containing protein translates to MFDRDFNKDPFIVIWELTRACQLKCLHCRAEAQYRRDPRELSFEEGKALIDQIYEMNNPMLVFTGGDPLMREDVFDIAEYAVKKGVRVSMTPSATPNVTKEAIEKAKAVGLSRWAFSIDGPTAEVHDHFRGTAGSFDLTMERIKYLHELEIPIQINTVISRYNIEYLDEMAKMVEDLDCVLWSVFFLVPTGRGQEKDMISPVEHEKVFQWLYNLSKRVKFDIKTTAAQHYRRVVIQQKMREARDHTDEINYLTALTNEGLTGSIDGLGRAPKGVNDGNGFVFISHIGDVYPSGLLPVKAGNVREQPLAEIYRESPVFKSLRNPDEYKGKCGVCEFRHVCGGSRSRAYAMTGDYLESEPFCVYIPKALRKQKQES, encoded by the coding sequence ATGTTTGATAGAGATTTTAACAAAGACCCATTCATTGTGATTTGGGAACTTACAAGAGCCTGCCAGTTGAAATGCCTGCACTGCCGTGCGGAGGCACAATATAGAAGAGATCCTCGTGAACTGTCTTTCGAAGAGGGAAAAGCGCTGATTGACCAAATATACGAAATGAATAATCCGATGCTCGTGTTCACAGGCGGAGACCCTTTAATGAGGGAGGACGTCTTTGATATCGCCGAGTACGCTGTGAAAAAAGGTGTACGTGTATCAATGACACCAAGTGCGACACCGAATGTAACCAAGGAAGCGATTGAAAAGGCAAAGGCGGTCGGTCTATCGCGATGGGCCTTCAGTATCGACGGACCAACAGCAGAAGTTCACGACCACTTCAGGGGAACAGCCGGTTCCTTTGATTTAACGATGGAAAGAATAAAATATCTGCACGAGCTCGAAATTCCGATACAGATCAATACCGTCATTTCCCGATATAATATAGAGTATTTAGATGAAATGGCAAAAATGGTTGAAGATCTGGATTGTGTCCTGTGGAGTGTATTTTTCCTTGTCCCGACAGGACGCGGCCAGGAAAAGGACATGATTTCACCTGTGGAGCATGAAAAAGTGTTCCAATGGCTTTATAATTTAAGCAAACGGGTGAAGTTCGACATAAAAACTACAGCTGCCCAGCACTACCGCCGGGTTGTCATTCAGCAAAAAATGCGTGAAGCCAGGGATCATACAGACGAAATCAACTACTTGACGGCCCTGACAAATGAGGGGTTGACGGGATCCATCGATGGTCTCGGCCGGGCTCCAAAAGGTGTTAACGATGGAAATGGGTTTGTATTCATATCCCATATTGGAGATGTGTACCCGAGCGGATTGCTACCGGTTAAAGCAGGGAATGTCCGGGAACAGCCTCTTGCTGAAATTTACAGGGAATCTCCCGTATTCAAGTCACTGAGGAATCCTGATGAATACAAAGGGAAATGTGGTGTTTGCGAGTTCAGGCATGTATGCGGAGGTTCGCGTTCTCGGGCATATGCCATGACAGGAGATTACCTGGAGAGCGAACCGTTCTGCGTGTATATTCCTAAAGCGCTGAGAAAACAAAAGCAGGAAAGCTAA
- a CDS encoding Crp/Fnr family transcriptional regulator: protein MPNTTKVTHSIEIKELLQFADRTFKVKKGTYLFQEGMEAEELYLILGGKVQISKVTQDGRELALRICGENDLCGELTLFTEAPKYLLSALILEDATISAIRKDVIEKEIFQNPSLAFEFMKWMSDHFRKTQTKFRDLVLNGKKGALFSTLIRMTNSYGIHKDTGILIDLPLTNQELANFCGTSRESTNRILNDLKREGIISIKKGKILIHDVDYLRKEIGCENCPAVFCSID, encoded by the coding sequence ATGCCAAACACAACGAAAGTGACTCATTCAATAGAAATTAAAGAATTGCTCCAGTTTGCAGACAGGACATTCAAGGTTAAGAAGGGCACATACTTGTTCCAGGAAGGCATGGAGGCAGAGGAGCTTTATTTGATTCTTGGCGGAAAGGTGCAGATTAGCAAGGTAACCCAGGATGGACGTGAACTTGCGTTAAGGATTTGCGGGGAAAATGATCTATGCGGTGAATTGACCCTGTTTACCGAGGCACCAAAATATTTGCTTAGCGCATTGATCCTTGAGGATGCAACCATCTCCGCAATCAGGAAAGATGTCATCGAGAAGGAGATTTTTCAAAATCCATCGCTGGCATTCGAATTCATGAAATGGATGAGCGACCATTTCCGCAAAACACAGACTAAATTCCGTGATTTAGTACTTAACGGAAAAAAGGGAGCGCTATTCTCTACATTGATCAGGATGACGAACAGCTATGGTATCCATAAAGATACCGGCATTCTGATTGACCTTCCATTAACAAATCAGGAACTGGCCAATTTCTGCGGCACATCACGTGAAAGTACAAACAGGATCCTGAATGACTTGAAACGCGAAGGTATCATCTCCATTAAAAAAGGGAAAATCCTGATTCATGATGTAGATTACTTACGCAAGGAAATCGGCTGTGAAAATTGTCCGGCGGTTTTCTGTTCAATCGACTAA
- a CDS encoding nitrate/nitrite transporter, giving the protein MRTQKNQLPLQTLSLVAGFMVWVILSALMPFIKEDIKLTANQIAMATAIPVVLGSVMRIPIGYWTNKYGARKLFFVSFAFLLFPVYFISLADSFIDLLIGGLLVGIGGAIFSVGVTSLPKYYPKERHGFVNGIYGVGNLGTAVTTFSAPVIASQIGWQSTVQLYLVLLLAFALLNFFLGDKNEPKVPTPLGDQIKSVYKNQKLWALSLFYFLTFGSFVAFTIYLPNFLVSHFELDKVDAGIRTAGFIALATFFRPIGGWLGDKFNSFIILMIVFAGMTISGILLSFTPSLTLYTIGCLTVAISAGIGNGTVFKLVPLYFSKQAGIVNGIVSAMGGLGGFFPPLMLAFLFNLTGHYAIGFMALSQVALASLIIVIWMYYQDKLSLAKNIIDHTAEGIMITDVKGMIEKVNQSFTNVTGYKAEEVIGRNPRVLRSGKHGEAFYKEMWKSIEENGFWQGEIWNKKKNGNIYPEWLTISPLKNEAGEIKNYVGIFSELPIKKK; this is encoded by the coding sequence ATGCGAACACAAAAAAATCAGCTGCCGCTTCAAACGCTCAGTCTGGTTGCAGGTTTTATGGTGTGGGTTATTTTATCCGCATTAATGCCGTTCATTAAAGAGGATATAAAGCTTACAGCAAATCAAATCGCGATGGCGACTGCCATTCCTGTTGTCCTGGGTTCCGTTATGAGGATACCGATTGGATACTGGACAAACAAATATGGAGCACGAAAACTGTTCTTTGTCAGCTTCGCATTCCTGTTGTTTCCGGTGTATTTCATCAGTCTGGCAGATTCTTTTATTGACCTGCTGATCGGCGGCTTGCTGGTCGGTATAGGTGGTGCAATTTTTTCTGTCGGTGTGACATCCCTCCCGAAATACTATCCAAAAGAACGCCATGGATTTGTGAACGGAATTTATGGGGTAGGCAATCTCGGAACTGCGGTCACGACTTTTTCGGCACCGGTCATTGCATCGCAGATTGGCTGGCAGTCAACAGTCCAGCTTTACCTGGTGCTTTTACTGGCATTTGCATTGCTTAACTTTTTCCTTGGTGACAAAAATGAACCCAAAGTTCCTACACCACTGGGGGATCAAATTAAAAGTGTATACAAGAACCAGAAACTCTGGGCATTGAGTCTGTTTTACTTCTTAACATTTGGATCATTTGTAGCTTTTACGATCTACCTGCCGAATTTCCTTGTGTCACATTTTGAGCTCGATAAGGTAGATGCCGGAATCAGGACAGCAGGATTCATTGCCCTTGCTACATTCTTCAGGCCGATTGGCGGCTGGCTTGGTGATAAATTCAACTCATTCATCATCTTGATGATTGTCTTTGCAGGCATGACCATTTCAGGAATACTGCTGTCTTTCACACCTTCCCTGACCCTTTATACGATTGGCTGTCTTACGGTAGCAATCAGTGCGGGGATTGGCAATGGTACCGTCTTCAAACTAGTGCCGCTTTATTTTTCAAAACAGGCGGGGATCGTGAATGGTATAGTATCAGCGATGGGTGGATTGGGAGGCTTCTTCCCGCCGCTTATGCTGGCCTTCCTGTTCAACCTGACAGGGCATTATGCCATTGGTTTCATGGCTTTGTCGCAGGTTGCACTTGCGAGCCTGATCATCGTCATCTGGATGTACTATCAGGATAAATTGAGCCTTGCTAAAAATATCATCGACCATACTGCAGAGGGAATCATGATCACGGATGTGAAAGGCATGATTGAAAAGGTTAACCAATCTTTCACGAATGTAACGGGATATAAAGCTGAGGAAGTCATTGGGAGAAACCCAAGAGTCCTGAGGTCAGGAAAGCATGGGGAGGCTTTTTACAAGGAGATGTGGAAATCCATTGAGGAGAATGGATTCTGGCAGGGAGAAATCTGGAACAAAAAGAAGAACGGAAACATCTATCCTGAATGGCTTACAATAAGTCCTTTAAAAAATGAAGCCGGAGAAATCAAGAACTATGTCGGCATATTCAGTGAGCTACCTATAAAAAAGAAATAA
- the moaA gene encoding GTP 3',8-cyclase MoaA, with the protein MVKSIIKDQLNRPLRDLRISVIDRCNFRCQYCMPAEIFGPDFAFLPKSELLSYEEIERVAKLFIDLGVEKIRLTGGEPLMRKDLPILVKKLNQIEGLKDIALTTNGVMLPKYAEELYAAGLKRVNISLDSLKDELFGEINGRNVGVGPVLKGIESAKKAGLGVKINMVVKKGLNDSEILPMAEFCKKEGLELRYIEFMDVGSTNGWKMDDVITKKQIHDMLSQHYELEPVDPDYFGEVAKKYRYKGTDINVGFISSVSESFCSSCTRSRLSANGQVFTCLFNGNGHDIRDFMRAGATDDELRERITNIWNHRTDRYSDERTAETVANRKKIEMSYIGG; encoded by the coding sequence ATGGTAAAAAGCATAATTAAAGACCAATTAAATAGACCGCTCCGCGATTTGCGTATTTCTGTTATAGATCGCTGTAATTTCCGGTGTCAGTATTGCATGCCTGCCGAGATTTTTGGACCAGACTTTGCATTCTTGCCTAAAAGTGAGCTTTTGTCATATGAAGAAATCGAACGTGTGGCCAAATTGTTCATAGATCTGGGTGTTGAAAAAATCAGGCTCACAGGCGGCGAGCCATTGATGCGGAAAGACTTGCCGATCCTTGTCAAGAAGCTCAACCAGATTGAAGGGCTTAAGGATATCGCATTGACTACCAATGGCGTGATGCTCCCTAAATATGCCGAAGAGCTGTATGCAGCAGGGTTGAAGCGCGTGAATATCAGTCTGGATAGCTTAAAGGATGAGCTGTTCGGCGAAATCAATGGCCGCAATGTAGGGGTAGGGCCAGTACTCAAGGGAATCGAATCGGCAAAAAAGGCCGGGTTGGGCGTTAAAATCAACATGGTCGTCAAGAAAGGCCTGAATGATTCCGAAATTCTTCCGATGGCAGAATTCTGTAAAAAGGAAGGACTGGAGCTCCGATATATTGAATTCATGGATGTGGGCAGCACTAATGGCTGGAAGATGGACGACGTCATCACGAAAAAGCAAATCCATGACATGCTGAGTCAGCACTATGAATTGGAACCCGTAGATCCTGATTACTTTGGCGAGGTCGCTAAAAAATACCGATACAAAGGTACGGATATCAACGTCGGCTTTATTTCCTCAGTTTCTGAGTCCTTCTGCTCCAGCTGTACAAGATCACGTTTATCAGCGAATGGCCAGGTGTTCACCTGCCTTTTCAATGGCAATGGTCATGATATCCGTGACTTCATGCGTGCCGGTGCAACCGATGACGAGCTTCGTGAACGAATCACAAATATCTGGAATCACAGAACGGACCGTTATTCAGATGAACGTACAGCTGAAACCGTCGCGAACAGAAAGAAAATCGAAATGTCCTATATTGGCGGCTAA
- the cls gene encoding cardiolipin synthase: MLKRRIEFLFVFILMVCFYIVFFTGYSQAIKIAAITVYSLILFVSIFSLMLENRSAQHTLMWMYVMLLFPVAGYFFYLFSGQLYLKGYLYKSKRTRDRDQWEKLMRNEESRDLSFLIENQFCFAKYAKNSALTPITTDSRAKILKNGEETFSELKKKLKEAEKFIHMEYYIFRSDRLGREIIDILIEKARQGVEVLFMFDAAGSMKIAATDLKDMQEAGVKAAPFSPLKYGFFNQKFNFRNHRKIVIIDGEIGFVGGLNVGVEYLGEDEKIGFWRDTHMVLTGEAVYTLHNVFLLDWEYVSGERALGNYIAEKKPHESDELDGAIQVVPSGPDTQQGIMSDFYYTMMSCATKSIWIATPYFVPDEAIRTALRVAAAKGIEVRIMVPEINDSYLTQYASRSYFSELLRNGAEIYSYKKGFLHQKVIIVDGNIASIGTANMDMRSFHLNFEVNVFLLGTSSIRDLVAHYEADLEDSEKISAVQYHKRGLWERTKESFARLFSGAL, encoded by the coding sequence ATGCTAAAAAGAAGAATTGAATTTTTATTTGTATTTATTTTAATGGTGTGTTTTTATATTGTCTTTTTTACTGGGTACAGCCAGGCAATTAAGATTGCAGCGATCACCGTTTACTCCCTTATCCTGTTTGTCAGCATCTTTTCGTTGATGCTCGAGAACCGTTCCGCACAGCATACGCTGATGTGGATGTATGTAATGCTGTTATTTCCTGTCGCCGGGTATTTCTTTTACCTATTTTCAGGACAGCTGTATTTAAAAGGGTATCTGTATAAAAGCAAGCGTACCAGGGATCGTGACCAATGGGAAAAGCTGATGAGGAATGAAGAGTCGAGGGATCTTTCTTTCTTGATTGAAAATCAGTTTTGCTTCGCAAAATATGCAAAGAATTCAGCGTTGACTCCGATTACGACCGACTCAAGGGCAAAAATCCTTAAAAATGGGGAAGAGACTTTTTCTGAATTAAAAAAGAAATTGAAGGAAGCAGAAAAGTTCATCCATATGGAATACTATATTTTCAGGTCTGACCGGCTTGGCAGGGAAATAATTGACATCCTGATAGAAAAAGCCAGGCAGGGTGTTGAGGTTTTATTCATGTTCGATGCTGCCGGCAGCATGAAGATTGCCGCCACGGACCTTAAGGACATGCAGGAGGCAGGCGTTAAAGCTGCGCCGTTCTCTCCGCTCAAATACGGGTTCTTCAATCAGAAATTCAATTTTCGGAATCACAGGAAGATTGTCATCATTGACGGGGAAATCGGATTTGTCGGCGGATTGAATGTAGGCGTAGAATACCTCGGTGAAGATGAGAAAATCGGTTTTTGGCGCGATACCCATATGGTGCTGACAGGAGAGGCTGTCTATACCCTCCACAATGTCTTCCTGCTTGATTGGGAATATGTGAGCGGTGAAAGGGCACTTGGGAACTATATAGCCGAAAAAAAGCCGCATGAGAGCGATGAGCTGGATGGTGCGATTCAGGTAGTGCCAAGCGGGCCGGACACACAGCAAGGAATCATGAGTGATTTTTACTACACGATGATGTCCTGCGCAACTAAGTCGATTTGGATTGCCACTCCTTATTTTGTTCCTGATGAAGCGATAAGGACAGCATTGAGAGTGGCTGCAGCCAAAGGAATAGAAGTAAGGATCATGGTTCCGGAAATCAATGACAGCTATCTGACACAATATGCCAGCCGATCATACTTTTCTGAACTGCTGCGGAATGGGGCAGAGATTTACTCCTATAAAAAGGGGTTCCTGCACCAAAAGGTCATCATTGTCGATGGGAATATCGCTTCGATTGGGACGGCCAATATGGACATGAGGAGTTTCCATCTTAATTTTGAAGTGAACGTCTTCCTGCTTGGAACGAGTTCAATCAGAGATCTTGTAGCACATTATGAAGCGGACCTCGAAGATTCAGAGAAAATCAGTGCTGTCCAATATCATAAACGAGGACTCTGGGAAAGAACGAAGGAATCCTTCGCCAGACTGTTTTCAGGTGCATTATAG
- the ric gene encoding iron-sulfur cluster repair di-iron protein codes for MKMPFEQHSLVKDIVNIFPQSSDLFKRNRLDFCCGGNRPLSEAALEQNLDVPELMNQLEELYKKHNGTAENMEVWTDTDSEELIEHIKNKYHRELEEELKMLSPYVTKVAKVHGERHDELLKVNELFYELKKELLEHTAKEEATVFPLLLELESADVEKRAGIIAEIEELEKEHDHAGSILKQLREITEDFNPPIDACGTYRLVYKRLEALESHTFMHVHLENNILFPRFIA; via the coding sequence ATGAAAATGCCTTTTGAACAACATTCACTAGTTAAAGATATTGTCAATATATTCCCTCAATCCAGTGATTTATTCAAGAGAAACAGACTCGACTTTTGCTGTGGCGGCAACCGTCCGCTATCAGAAGCCGCGTTGGAGCAGAACCTTGACGTTCCTGAATTGATGAATCAGCTGGAAGAACTTTACAAAAAACATAATGGCACAGCCGAAAACATGGAGGTATGGACCGATACAGATTCTGAAGAATTGATCGAGCATATCAAGAATAAATACCACCGTGAGCTTGAGGAAGAACTGAAAATGCTAAGCCCATATGTAACCAAAGTAGCGAAAGTCCATGGTGAACGCCACGATGAACTGTTAAAAGTAAATGAACTTTTTTATGAATTAAAAAAGGAGCTCTTAGAGCATACAGCCAAAGAGGAAGCCACAGTGTTCCCGCTGCTTCTGGAACTTGAAAGTGCTGATGTTGAAAAGCGGGCTGGAATCATTGCCGAAATCGAAGAATTAGAGAAAGAACATGATCATGCAGGCTCAATATTGAAACAATTACGCGAGATTACTGAAGATTTCAATCCGCCAATCGATGCATGCGGAACATACCGTTTAGTTTACAAGCGGCTTGAAGCCCTGGAGTCACACACATTCATGCATGTACATCTTGAGAATAATATTCTATTCCCGAGATTTATTGCATAA